In one window of Lynx canadensis isolate LIC74 chromosome B3, mLynCan4.pri.v2, whole genome shotgun sequence DNA:
- the DIS3L gene encoding DIS3-like exonuclease 1 isoform X3 has translation MTVMTRPRETPRASPCPQDFRVVVRIDSWESTSVYPNGHFVRVLGRIGDLEGEIATILVENSISVVPFSEAQMCEMPVNTPGNPWKVSPEEERERQDLRKTHLVFSIDPKGCEDVDDTLSVRTLDNGHLELGVHIADVTHFVAPNSYIDIEARTRATTYYLADRRYDMLPSTLSADLCSLLGGVDRYAVSVIWELDKTSYEIKKVWYGRTIIRSAYKLFYEAAQELLDGNFNIVDDIPEFRDLDEKTRQARLEELAWAIGKLTDIARHVRAKRDGCGALELEGIEVRVQLDEKKNIHDLIPKQPLEVHETVAECMILANHWVAKKIWESFPHQALLRQHPPPHQEFFSELRECAKAKGFFIDTRSNKTLADSLDNANDPNDPIVNRLLRSMATQAMSNALYFSTGSCAEEEFHHYGLALDKYTHFTSPIRRYSDIVVHRLLMAAIAKDKKMEIKDNLFSNKDLEELCRHINNRNRAAQHSQKQSTELFQCMYFKDKDPENEERCISDGVIYSIRTNGVLLFIPRFGIKGAAYLKNKDGLVISCGPDGRSEWKPGSLQRFQNKITSTTTGGESVMFHLFDHVTVRISVQASRCHSDTIRLEIISNKPYVSPDTELFHQSSLLLKSDLVKEVTRSVEEAQLAQEVKVNVIQEDYQKYCQTKGRSLYMLLEEIRDLALLDVSNSYGM, from the exons GTGATGACAAGGCCTCGGGAGACCCCCCGAGCGAGCCCATGCCCACAG GACTTCAGGGTAGTTGTGCGCATCGACTCCTGGGAGTCAACATCCGTGTATCCAAATGGACATTTTGTGCGTGTGTTAGGAAGAATCGGGGATCTGGAAGGGGAAATTGCAACCATCttggtggaaaacagtatttcGGTGGTCCCTTTCTCCGAAGCTCAG ATGTGTGAGATGCCAGTAAACACACCAGGAAATCCCTGGAAGGTGAGTCCTGAAGAGGAACGAGAACGTCAAGACTTGAGGAAAACCCATCTTGTATTCAGCATTGACCCGAAAGGCTGTGAAGATGTGGATGACACACTCTCCGTCAGAACCTTAGATAATGGCCACTTGGAACTTGGGGTCCACATTGCAGATGTGACACACTTTGTGGCACCAAATTCGTATATTGACATCGAAGCCAGAACAAG GGCCACCACTTACTATTTAGCAGACCGGCGCTATGACATGCTGCCCTCCACGCTCAGCGCCGATTTGTGCTCTCTTCTGGGAGGCGTTGATAG GTATGCTGTAAGTGTCATATGGGAATTGGATAAAACCTCCTATGAAATTAAGAAAGTGTGGTATGGCAGAACCATTATTCGATCAGCATACAAACTGTTCTATGAAGCAGCCCAGGAACTGCTGGACGGAAACTTCAACATTGTCGATGATATCCCAGAATTCAGAGACCTGGATGAGAAGACCAGACAAGCCAGGCTAGAGGAGCTAGCGTGGGCCATTGGAAAGTTGACTGACATTGCACGCCACGTCCGAGCTAAACGAGACGGTTGTGGCGCCCTGGAACTGGAAGGGATAGAGGTTCGTGTTCAGCTGGATGAGAAAAAGAACATTCATGACCTCATCCCCAAGCAGCCCCTGGAGGTCCATGAGACGGTGGCTGAATGCATGATCCTGGCCAACCACTGGGTAGCCAAGAAGATCTGGGAGAGCTTCCCGCATCAGGCCTTGTTACGCCAACACCCTCCTCCACACCAGGAGTTTTTTTCTGAACTGCGAGAATGTGCTAAAGCAAAAGGCTTCTTCATAGATACACG GTCCAATAAAACACTGGCTGATTCTCTGGATAACGCGAATGACCCCAACGATCCCATTGTAAACAGGTTGCTGCGATCGATGGCCACGCAGGCGATGTCTAATGCACTGTATTTCTCCACTGGGTCGTGTGCAGAGGAAGAGTTCCATCATTATG GCCTTGCATTGGATAAATATACTCACTTTACTTCTCCAATAAGAAGATACTCAGATATCGTAGTACACCGATTGTTAATGGCGGCCATcgcaaaagataagaaaatggaaattaaggaCAATTTGTTCAGCAACAAAGATCTTGAGGAATTATGCAGACATATCAACAACAGAAACCGA GCAGCACAGCATTCTCAGAAACAGTCCACTGAGCTCTTCCAGTGCATGTATTTTAAAGACAAGGACCCAGAAAATGAGGAGCGTTGCATATCTGATGGGGTCATATATTCAATTAGAACAAATGGTGTGCTTCTATTTATACCAAG GTTTGGGATTAAAGGTGCTGCttacctaaaaaataaagatggtttGGTGATCTCCTGCGGCCCAGATGGCCGTTCTGAATGGAAACCAGGATCCCTGCAGcgatttcaaaacaaaatcaccTCAACCACAACAGGAGGGGAATCTGTTATGTTCCATTTGTTTGACCACGTAACA GTGAGAATATCTGTACAGGCCTCCCGCTGCCATTCTGATACAATCAGGCTCGAAATAATAAGCAACAAACCGTACGTGTCACCAGATACAGAACTATTTCATCAGAGCTCCCTCTTGCTAAAGAGTGATTTAGTGAAAGAAGTAACCAGATCTGTGGAGGAAGCTCAGCTTGCCCAAGAAGTCAAAGTAAACGTCATCCAGGAAGATTATCAAAAATACTGCCAAACAAAGGGAAGAAGCCTGTACATGCTTCTAGAAGAGATAAGGGACCTAGCTCTTCTGGATGTTTCAAACAGTTATGGAATGTGA